A genomic window from Parasteatoda tepidariorum isolate YZ-2023 chromosome 10, CAS_Ptep_4.0, whole genome shotgun sequence includes:
- the LOC122268263 gene encoding chymotrypsin-like elastase family member 1 isoform X3 gives MWLLIFITTLVIGYSSADDLNEACISTLTGGEEKVKVIDVRRPGILYSPGFEKNSNYPNNVHCVYQLTAPQGMHVRIHFNTLDVDITDACGGDSVSIHDFDSNDASVLVRMHCGNSLPSDYVSNSYAFLVILKTDEFGAKRGFNITYSMQTNTNICEKGQKQCRNRNCVSSKSLCDGKDDCGDGTDEEKCNKPIVYGTCGKPEIQPEDAPDFDRIVGGREAVPGSWPYMAELQMDIIEPNGHVCGGTLINSQWVLAAAHCFGNPKFMRGPHFWRIHLGKHRKYFKDEYEQVRRAERIVIHNNIPPSKFERDGQYDLTHDIALIKLNAPVKFTKYVQPACLPKLYTKLDITNNCFAVGWGATRGSGGSDVLKQAYHPVQNDIVCRRLVGGNFIPQTMICAGSLAAGNGVCHGDSGGPLMCEINKEWTVMGVASYVTDTNMEHGLCGLRGRPSVFNKVAAKVAYINRMINLYS, from the exons ATGTGGTTGCTAATTTTCATTACAACGTTGGTCATTGGCTACTCAAGCGCTGACG ATTTGAACGAAGCATGTATAAGCACGCTCACAGGTGGAgaagaaaaagttaaagttatagACGTTCGTCGACCAGGAATTTTATACAGTCCAGGatttgaaaagaattctaaTTATCCAAATAATGTTCACTGTGTATACCAACTTACAGCACCACAAGGAATG CACGTAcgaattcattttaataccCTCGATGTAGACATCACAGATGCCTGCGGGGGTGATTCCGTGAGTATCCACGATTTTGATTCAAATGACGCCAGTGTTTTAGTGAGGATGCATTGTGGAAACAGTTTGCCAAGCGACTACGTATCCAATTCATACGCGTTTCTAGTTATATTGAAAACTGATGAGTTTGGGGCTAAAAGAGGATTCAATATCACTTATTCTATGCAGACAAACACCA ATATATGCGAAAAGGGTCAGAAACAATGCAGAAACAGAAACTGTGTGAGTTCCAAATCTTTGTGCGACGGCAAGGATGACTGCGGAGATGGAACAGATGaagaaaaatgtaaca AACCAATAGTTTACGGAACGTGTGGCAAACCAGAAATACAACCAGAAGACGCTCCAGATTTTGACAGAATTGTCGGTGGTCGCGAAGCTGTGCCTGGAAGTTGGCCCTACATGGCAGAGTTGCAGATGGATATAATTGAACCAAATGGTCACGTTTGTGGTGGTACTCTGATTAACAGCCAGTGGGTGCTTGCAGCCGCTCATTGTTTTGGTAATCCAAAATT CATGAGAGGACCACACTTTTGGCGAATTCATTTGGGAAaacacagaaaatattttaaagatgagTACGAACAAGTTCGACGCGCAGAGCGGATCGTCATTCACAACAATATACCTCCAAGCAAA ttCGAAAGAGATGGTCAGTATGACCTTACCCATGATAtagctttaataaaattgaatgctCCTGTTAAATTCACTAAGTATGTGCAACCAGCTTGTCTTCCAAAACTGTATACAAAACTTGATATTACAAACAACTGTTTCGCAGTTGGTTGGGGCGCAACTAGAG GTTCTGGTGGAAGTGATGTACTGAAACAAGCTTATCATCCAGTACAGAATGACATTGTGTGCAGGAGACTCGTGGGGGGAAATTTCATTCCGCAAACAATGATATGCGCTGGAAGCCTGGCAGCAGGAAACGGTGTTTGTCAT gGAGACAGTGGCGGTCCATTAATGTGTGAAATAAACAAGGAATGGACAGTTATGGGGGTAGCTAGCTACGTGACAGACACAAATATGGAACATGGATTATGTGGTCTGAGAGGTAGACCCAGCGTCTTCAATAAAGTTGCTGCCAAAGTAGCATATATAAACAGAATGATTAACCTCTATAGTTAA